From bacterium BMS3Abin11, one genomic window encodes:
- the ppsA_2 gene encoding phosphoenolpyruvate synthase, giving the protein MTNKTTYIRWFRELNIDDVSLVGGKNASLGEMYQELSPRGVRIPNGFAITAQAYRYILEQAGAWDALRASMDGLNPDDMDDLARRGARARDIIYSAGLPKDLQQEILQAAQQLNDEYGEGLSLAVRSSATAEDLPTASFAGQQDTYLNVSGDAVLLDACRRCFASLFTDRAIHYRIDQGFDHFKVALSIGVMKMVRSDLAASGVMFSLDTETGFRDVVFITGSYGLGENVVQGAVEPDEFYVHKPTFAQGHRAVLRRHRGGKAIKMIYTTGHTRAATLNVPTPETDRLRFCIDDEDVLQLADYAIKIEQHYSEQAGHTKPMDMEWAKDGLDGKLYLVQARPETVASQQKGTILEQFHLQGGGKILARGYAIGTHIATGKARYISDVAHLHEFQPGEVLVANTTTPDWEPVMKQAAAIVTNHGGRTCHAAIVARELNIPAVVGCGDATDSIPDSEMITISCAGGDEGRIYQGEIPFEVERTDLSDLPRPHTKIMINLGNPDLAFSTRFLPNDGVGLARLEFIINEYIKAHPMALLHPDRVKDKNERRAIETLIHGYQDGAEFFIQKLSEGVATIAAAFWPKPVVVRMSDFKTNEYATLLGGRGFEPEEDNPMIGFRGAARYTHPAYAEGFALESAAMKRVRDDMGLINVKLMIPFCRRVGEGERVLQAMADNGLKRGENGLEIYVMCEIPNNVILIDRFAQLFDGFSIGSNDLTQLTLGVDRDSEIVAFDFDERDEGVKEMIRMAVEGARRNQRHSGLCGQAPSDYPEMAEYLVEIGIDSMSLNPDTVLATTRHVLEVEKSLDAGKGRR; this is encoded by the coding sequence ATGACCAACAAAACCACTTATATCCGCTGGTTTAGAGAACTAAACATAGATGATGTGTCGCTGGTAGGCGGCAAGAATGCCTCTCTGGGCGAAATGTATCAGGAGCTGAGTCCCAGGGGGGTACGCATTCCAAACGGTTTTGCCATCACTGCCCAGGCCTATCGCTACATACTGGAACAGGCCGGCGCATGGGACGCCCTGCGTGCAAGCATGGATGGATTAAACCCGGACGATATGGATGATCTGGCTCGGCGCGGGGCCAGGGCCCGGGATATCATCTACAGCGCCGGTCTGCCGAAGGATCTGCAGCAGGAAATTCTGCAGGCCGCTCAGCAGTTAAATGATGAATATGGCGAGGGGCTCAGTCTGGCAGTGCGCTCATCCGCCACCGCCGAAGATCTGCCCACCGCCAGCTTTGCTGGTCAGCAGGACACCTATCTCAATGTCTCAGGCGACGCCGTATTGCTGGATGCCTGCCGCCGTTGTTTCGCCAGCCTGTTTACTGATCGCGCGATTCACTACCGCATCGATCAGGGTTTTGATCATTTTAAAGTGGCGTTATCCATCGGCGTGATGAAAATGGTGCGTTCCGATCTGGCCGCCAGCGGCGTGATGTTCTCACTCGACACCGAGACCGGTTTCCGCGACGTGGTCTTCATTACCGGCAGTTACGGTCTGGGTGAAAACGTGGTTCAGGGTGCGGTGGAACCCGATGAATTCTATGTCCACAAACCCACTTTCGCACAGGGGCACCGGGCCGTACTGCGCCGCCATCGGGGCGGCAAGGCAATCAAAATGATCTACACCACCGGCCATACCCGGGCCGCGACCCTCAACGTCCCTACCCCTGAAACAGACCGGCTGCGTTTCTGCATCGACGACGAGGATGTGCTGCAACTGGCCGATTACGCCATCAAAATCGAACAGCATTACAGTGAACAGGCGGGACACACCAAGCCCATGGATATGGAGTGGGCCAAAGATGGTCTCGACGGCAAGCTTTATCTGGTCCAGGCGCGGCCGGAAACAGTCGCCTCGCAGCAGAAAGGAACCATCCTTGAACAGTTTCATTTACAGGGTGGCGGCAAAATTCTGGCTCGGGGCTATGCCATCGGCACCCACATCGCCACTGGCAAGGCCCGTTATATTTCTGATGTTGCCCATCTGCACGAGTTCCAGCCTGGCGAGGTACTGGTGGCCAACACTACCACTCCGGACTGGGAGCCGGTAATGAAACAGGCTGCCGCCATTGTCACTAATCATGGCGGCCGCACCTGCCACGCCGCCATTGTTGCGCGAGAATTAAATATCCCCGCCGTGGTCGGCTGCGGCGACGCCACCGACAGCATTCCTGATAGCGAGATGATCACCATCTCCTGCGCAGGCGGTGACGAAGGTCGGATCTATCAGGGTGAAATTCCCTTTGAGGTAGAACGCACCGATCTGTCCGACCTGCCCCGTCCTCACACCAAAATTATGATCAACCTGGGCAACCCGGATCTGGCCTTCTCCACCCGTTTTTTACCCAACGATGGCGTTGGCCTGGCGCGACTGGAATTTATCATCAATGAGTACATCAAGGCTCACCCGATGGCCCTGCTCCACCCCGATCGGGTAAAGGATAAAAATGAGCGCAGGGCGATTGAAACGCTAATCCATGGCTATCAGGACGGCGCGGAATTCTTTATCCAGAAACTCTCGGAAGGCGTAGCCACCATCGCCGCCGCCTTCTGGCCCAAACCAGTGGTAGTGCGTATGTCCGATTTTAAAACCAACGAATACGCTACCCTGCTGGGTGGTCGCGGCTTTGAACCAGAGGAAGACAACCCCATGATCGGCTTTCGCGGCGCCGCCCGATACACCCATCCCGCCTATGCCGAAGGCTTCGCACTGGAATCTGCGGCGATGAAACGAGTGCGTGACGACATGGGACTGATCAACGTGAAGCTGATGATCCCCTTCTGCCGCCGGGTGGGTGAAGGCGAACGGGTGCTTCAGGCAATGGCAGACAATGGATTAAAGCGTGGCGAGAATGGGCTGGAAATCTATGTGATGTGCGAAATCCCCAACAACGTGATCCTGATCGATCGTTTCGCGCAACTGTTTGATGGCTTTTCCATTGGCTCCAACGATCTCACCCAGCTCACCCTGGGCGTGGATCGGGATTCGGAAATTGTCGCCTTCGATTTCGATGAACGCGACGAGGGCGTAAAAGAAATGATCCGCATGGCGGTGGAAGGCGCGCGGCGCAATCAGCGCCACTCTGGCCTCTGTGGCCAGGCCCCTTCCGACTATCCGGAAATGGCTGAATACCTGGTTGAGATTGGCATTGATTCCATGAGCCTGAATCCAGACACAGTGCTTGCCACTACCCGCCATGTGCTGGAGGTCGAGAAAAGCCTTGATGCCGGTAAAGGAAGGCGATAG
- the gpmA_2 gene encoding 2,3-bisphosphoglycerate-dependent phosphoglycerate mutase, with protein sequence MKRPPTIWLARHGETDWSAAGKHTGLTDVSLNAHGRSQARELGRGIDRIGIHFAAVFTSPLARARETAGLAGFPNARIMPQLCEWDYGEFEGRTTADIRRQWGRDWVTWNANIHHGETLHHVGQRADNAIEQLIQTDGDVLVFAHGHFLRILASRWTGFPAEAGQRLALDTGTISKLGYEHEYRVIAFWNAAITWSTGNIA encoded by the coding sequence ATGAAAAGACCTCCCACGATCTGGCTTGCACGTCATGGCGAAACTGACTGGAGTGCTGCAGGCAAGCATACCGGCTTGACGGATGTTTCCCTGAATGCCCATGGTCGGAGTCAGGCGCGTGAACTGGGCCGGGGAATTGACCGGATCGGAATCCATTTTGCGGCTGTTTTTACATCACCCCTGGCCCGTGCCAGGGAAACCGCCGGCCTGGCGGGTTTCCCGAACGCGAGAATTATGCCGCAGTTGTGCGAGTGGGACTACGGTGAATTTGAAGGCCGCACTACTGCTGATATCCGCCGGCAGTGGGGTCGGGACTGGGTTACCTGGAACGCCAATATTCATCATGGCGAAACACTGCATCATGTCGGGCAACGAGCAGATAATGCCATTGAACAACTTATCCAGACCGATGGCGATGTGCTGGTGTTCGCCCATGGGCACTTTCTGCGTATTCTCGCTTCGCGCTGGACAGGTTTTCCCGCCGAAGCCGGACAACGTCTTGCCCTGGACACGGGCACGATTTCAAAACTTGGGTATGAACATGAATATCGCGTTATCGCCTTCTGGAATGCCGCCATTACCTGGAGCACTGGCAATATAGCTTAA
- a CDS encoding YfdX protein: MKNLPRFGLLSLLVAAMLVATVTVTAQTVPAVGLHEEVSVVPGRTVSRAEERIISRSAARVLRHIANARAAIHAEDLGQARVNLEQARTLLEIIRSVRPTASIIDHIWAAKKQLDYRTSEEVGLDLVPIDAELVDIADILPVEQARKHLGKARQYLKKGKKAGARTELEAVQDTLIYTEIDLPLSSTTQAVIAAEGLLANNKPEAADKMLAVAEDNVQFLSLAVESPLTQSRNSITQAIRDYAAGRYDAARADLAAASGWLAQAKGNADKRTQKKLVEMEKTVRTLSKDLSANTEHAKSRLAGLWQRAVALSEHEAENISAGWQKLHGASKVKKNLIDAKLELGYAEISQLIDHDDAALAYNLKLVKNSLNRAINAANGTLKGKIVTVAGEVNAIEASTGKNMKSSYEKARSDLRRLIRDL; encoded by the coding sequence ATGAAAAATCTACCACGATTTGGTTTATTGAGCCTGTTGGTCGCCGCTATGCTGGTCGCCACCGTCACCGTCACCGCACAAACCGTTCCGGCGGTCGGCCTTCATGAAGAAGTCAGTGTCGTCCCGGGGCGCACTGTCAGCCGCGCCGAGGAGCGCATCATATCCCGTTCTGCCGCCAGGGTATTACGGCATATTGCCAATGCGCGGGCCGCGATTCATGCTGAAGACCTGGGTCAGGCCAGGGTAAATCTGGAGCAGGCCCGCACGCTGCTCGAAATTATCAGGTCTGTACGCCCAACCGCCAGCATTATTGACCATATATGGGCCGCAAAAAAACAGCTGGATTACAGGACGAGCGAGGAAGTGGGTCTGGACCTCGTTCCCATCGACGCCGAGTTAGTGGATATCGCAGATATATTACCGGTCGAACAAGCCCGCAAACACCTGGGGAAAGCCCGGCAGTATCTGAAGAAGGGCAAGAAAGCCGGTGCCAGGACGGAACTGGAAGCAGTGCAGGATACATTGATCTATACGGAGATTGACCTGCCGTTGTCGAGTACGACTCAGGCTGTTATTGCTGCCGAGGGACTGCTGGCGAACAACAAGCCTGAAGCCGCTGATAAAATGCTGGCCGTTGCAGAGGATAACGTGCAATTCCTATCCCTGGCGGTCGAATCGCCGCTCACCCAGTCGCGCAACAGCATCACGCAAGCCATCCGCGATTATGCCGCCGGGCGCTATGACGCTGCCAGGGCCGATCTGGCCGCTGCCAGTGGTTGGTTGGCGCAGGCAAAAGGTAATGCCGATAAGCGCACGCAAAAGAAGTTGGTTGAGATGGAGAAGACTGTCCGGACACTGTCGAAAGACCTATCGGCAAATACTGAACATGCCAAATCCAGGCTCGCCGGTCTCTGGCAAAGAGCGGTGGCCCTGTCCGAACATGAAGCCGAAAACATCAGTGCTGGCTGGCAAAAACTGCACGGCGCCAGCAAAGTTAAAAAGAACCTGATAGACGCCAAGCTGGAGCTGGGTTATGCCGAGATATCGCAATTGATCGATCATGATGATGCCGCGCTGGCCTACAACCTGAAGCTGGTCAAGAACTCCCTGAACCGCGCCATCAACGCTGCTAACGGTACATTGAAAGGCAAAATCGTGACGGTGGCTGGTGAGGTTAACGCTATTGAAGCAAGCACCGGTAAAAATATGAAGTCCAGTTATGAGAAAGCCAGGAGTGATCTGCGTCGATTGATCCGTGACCTTTAA
- the crp_4 gene encoding cAMP receptor protein, whose translation MNTGSPLYLHCKSKLALSPLFSGLSDEILSYMLERFLHITWRKGVEVDAPSLLQRFYLIINGRVKVERIDVASGDRIILFLLGPGDGFDIINLLDDQSHESMTTALDDLYLLSAPSRLVREWISCHPEFNRNFLPYLGAQMRRMEDLAADLAMKDTVTRLARLILRHTLPDRSAANASHDVRLIHDLNQDSLARMIGSTRQVVNKHLQVFRGKGVLNSHSNYLAVSKLEALKEQAEVFLSHE comes from the coding sequence ATGAATACAGGTTCTCCTCTTTACTTGCATTGCAAAAGCAAACTTGCGCTATCGCCCCTGTTCAGCGGCCTGTCTGATGAAATCCTGAGTTACATGCTTGAACGGTTCCTTCACATTACGTGGCGTAAGGGTGTCGAAGTAGATGCACCTTCATTATTGCAGCGTTTTTACCTGATTATTAATGGGCGCGTCAAGGTGGAACGTATTGATGTTGCATCGGGTGATCGGATTATTCTTTTTCTGCTGGGCCCTGGGGATGGTTTCGATATCATCAACCTGTTGGATGATCAATCGCACGAGTCTATGACAACGGCCCTGGATGATTTGTATTTGCTGAGTGCCCCCAGTCGGCTCGTGCGTGAGTGGATAAGCTGTCATCCTGAATTCAATCGTAATTTTTTACCTTACCTGGGCGCGCAAATGCGCAGGATGGAGGATCTGGCTGCTGATCTGGCCATGAAAGATACTGTAACCCGACTGGCCAGGTTGATCCTGCGCCACACCCTGCCTGATCGTTCTGCTGCAAACGCATCTCACGACGTCAGACTGATCCATGACCTGAATCAGGATTCTCTTGCACGCATGATTGGTTCGACCCGGCAAGTGGTCAACAAACATCTGCAGGTGTTCCGCGGCAAAGGAGTGCTGAACAGTCATTCCAACTACTTGGCCGTATCGAAACTGGAGGCGCTGAAAGAGCAGGCGGAAGTCTTTTTGTCACATGAGTAG
- the nicB gene encoding nicotinate dehydrogenase subunit B, producing MRNKKRNNKWWVRLLALFIVVLLPLELSADTIANNISLHYPEYPSAHIEAGADKAQIARGEYLVKLGDCMACHTDIGNGGTPFAGGLRIDTPFGALFVPNITPDKDTGIGNWSKEDFVTAVREGIRPDGSYYYPVFPYNYFNRMSREDVLAIKAYLDRIPAEKHINKPSQMEWPFNYRWLQFGWRLLYFDFNKGQYIPDPKKSESWNRGAFIVEGPGHCALCHTKLNILGTPKTKYYLAGAFVEDYFAPSINAQGLRSLSPGTVAKIFMHDIKPTGGKLLGPMSDVEHNSLRYLRHADMLAIADYLKSVKSLSPPVEGVQTPLNKEAGRKLYESNCGACHETGIIGAPEVYKRRVRQILRDQGRDHLYQVAIKGDGPMPPKGGCDICSDARVEAAVDYMIKLGSDKKSDIH from the coding sequence TTGAGAAATAAAAAGCGAAATAATAAATGGTGGGTACGGTTGCTGGCGTTGTTTATTGTCGTGTTGTTGCCCCTGGAATTATCCGCGGACACAATCGCAAACAACATATCCTTGCACTACCCGGAATATCCTTCAGCTCATATTGAAGCGGGTGCCGATAAGGCGCAGATTGCACGCGGCGAATACCTGGTGAAGCTGGGCGATTGCATGGCCTGCCACACGGATATCGGGAATGGGGGCACTCCCTTCGCCGGTGGTTTGCGTATCGACACACCTTTTGGTGCATTGTTTGTCCCGAATATCACACCGGATAAAGACACAGGCATTGGTAACTGGAGTAAGGAGGACTTTGTCACTGCCGTGAGAGAGGGTATCCGCCCGGATGGCAGCTATTATTATCCCGTTTTCCCCTATAATTATTTTAATCGTATGAGTCGCGAGGATGTGCTGGCGATCAAGGCCTATCTGGACCGCATTCCTGCCGAAAAACACATCAACAAACCGTCGCAAATGGAATGGCCGTTCAACTACCGCTGGCTGCAATTCGGCTGGCGCTTGCTGTATTTTGATTTTAATAAAGGACAGTACATCCCCGACCCAAAAAAGTCTGAGAGCTGGAACCGGGGAGCATTCATCGTCGAAGGCCCGGGTCACTGTGCCCTGTGTCATACCAAGCTGAATATACTGGGAACTCCAAAAACAAAGTATTACCTGGCGGGGGCCTTTGTTGAAGACTATTTCGCGCCAAGCATTAATGCACAAGGACTCCGAAGCCTGTCGCCCGGCACGGTTGCAAAAATATTCATGCATGATATTAAACCCACAGGAGGAAAGTTGCTGGGTCCCATGAGCGACGTTGAGCATAACAGTCTGAGGTATCTGCGCCACGCAGACATGCTCGCCATTGCTGATTATCTGAAATCAGTAAAGAGCCTGTCGCCTCCGGTGGAAGGGGTGCAAACACCATTGAATAAGGAAGCCGGTCGAAAACTTTACGAGAGTAACTGCGGCGCCTGTCATGAGACCGGAATTATAGGTGCACCCGAAGTGTATAAGCGCCGGGTTCGCCAGATCCTGCGTGATCAGGGGCGCGATCACCTTTACCAGGTTGCCATCAAAGGCGATGGCCCCATGCCCCCCAAGGGCGGTTGCGATATCTGCTCTGATGCGCGGGTGGAAGCAGCGGTAGATTATATGATCAAACTTGGTTCTGATAAAAAATCTGATATTCATTAA
- the pstB_2 gene encoding phosphate import ATP-binding protein PstB — translation MFNDATFVENAMTINQDNSAHTATVINFQSPKLQVESLDFYYGEFQALHGISMDIPERKVTAFIGPSGCGKSTLLRVFNRIYELYPDQRPSGRVMLDGNNILCKDQDLNSLRAKVGMVFQKPTPFPMSVYNNIAFGLRLYERLSRVDLDDRVEWALKKAALWDEVKDKLHQIGTQLSGGQQQRLCIARGIAVKPEVLLFDEPASELDPISTLKIEELISELKDDYTIVIVTHNMQQAARVSDYTALMYLGELIEHSDTNTLFTNPGKKQTEDYITGRYG, via the coding sequence ATGTTTAATGACGCAACTTTCGTGGAAAATGCGATGACAATTAACCAGGATAACAGTGCGCATACTGCCACTGTCATAAATTTTCAATCTCCCAAATTACAAGTTGAATCGCTGGATTTTTATTATGGGGAATTTCAGGCTTTGCATGGTATCAGCATGGACATTCCCGAGAGAAAGGTTACTGCCTTTATCGGTCCTTCCGGATGTGGTAAATCCACCTTGCTACGGGTTTTCAACCGTATCTATGAACTTTATCCGGATCAGCGACCCAGTGGACGTGTAATGCTGGATGGCAACAATATTCTCTGCAAGGATCAGGATCTGAATTCTCTGCGCGCAAAAGTGGGAATGGTGTTTCAGAAGCCGACCCCATTTCCGATGTCAGTGTATAACAATATCGCCTTTGGTTTGAGGCTCTATGAACGGTTATCGCGCGTTGATCTGGATGATCGCGTTGAATGGGCGCTGAAAAAGGCGGCATTGTGGGATGAGGTCAAGGATAAGTTGCACCAGATTGGCACGCAGCTGTCAGGCGGTCAGCAGCAGCGTCTGTGTATTGCTCGCGGAATTGCTGTAAAACCGGAGGTTCTTTTATTCGATGAACCCGCTTCGGAGCTGGATCCCATCTCCACACTCAAGATAGAAGAGCTGATCAGTGAGCTAAAGGATGACTATACTATTGTTATTGTGACGCACAACATGCAACAGGCGGCGCGGGTTTCCGACTATACGGCCCTTATGTATCTGGGCGAGTTAATCGAGCATTCGGATACGAATACCTTGTTCACCAATCCAGGCAAGAAACAGACAGAGGATTACATCACAGGCCGTTATGGCTGA
- the pstA_2 gene encoding phosphate transport system permease protein PstA — protein sequence MNLYRRRLFINYFNLTVSILMTVFGLFWLIWLLWTLLSNGLQWISMDVFTQITPPPGSAGGLSNAIVGSLLMTVMGMAIGTPIGVLAGTYLNEFGHTSFLASMIRFVNDILLSAPSIIIGIFIYEVMVVSMGHFSGWAGTAALALIVIPVVVRTTEDMLRMVPNSLREAAAALGAPQWKIMTHIVYRAAKTGIMTGVMLAVARISGETAPLLFTALNNQFWSLSLNQPIANLPVVIFQFAMSPYDDWQHLAWAGALLITFSILCLNILARLFLRTKKSGHPSS from the coding sequence ATGAATCTCTATCGACGACGTCTCTTTATCAACTATTTTAACCTCACCGTGTCGATCCTGATGACCGTGTTTGGTCTGTTCTGGCTGATCTGGTTGTTGTGGACGCTGCTGAGCAATGGTTTACAGTGGATCAGCATGGATGTTTTCACGCAGATTACTCCTCCACCAGGCAGTGCAGGGGGGCTGTCAAACGCGATAGTCGGCAGTTTACTCATGACGGTTATGGGTATGGCGATTGGTACACCCATCGGTGTTCTGGCCGGAACCTATCTCAACGAATTCGGCCACACCTCGTTTCTTGCGTCGATGATACGTTTTGTCAATGACATTCTCCTCAGTGCTCCGTCTATCATTATCGGTATTTTCATTTATGAGGTCATGGTGGTGAGTATGGGACATTTCTCAGGCTGGGCAGGGACGGCTGCACTGGCGCTGATCGTAATACCCGTAGTGGTGCGCACGACGGAAGATATGTTGCGCATGGTTCCGAACTCACTACGTGAGGCTGCTGCCGCCCTGGGAGCACCTCAATGGAAGATTATGACTCACATTGTCTACCGTGCTGCCAAAACCGGCATCATGACCGGCGTCATGTTGGCGGTGGCGCGCATATCTGGAGAAACGGCACCGTTGCTGTTCACCGCACTGAACAACCAGTTCTGGAGTTTATCCCTGAACCAGCCGATTGCAAACTTGCCGGTTGTGATTTTCCAGTTTGCAATGAGTCCGTATGACGATTGGCAACATCTCGCCTGGGCGGGGGCACTGCTGATTACGTTCAGTATTCTCTGCTTGAATATTCTTGCCCGTTTGTTTTTACGAACTAAAAAATCAGGGCACCCATCATCATAA
- the pstC_2 gene encoding phosphate transport system permease protein PstC, with translation MIVVAIVVSLMIGAWPAFQKFGFGFLTSSQWNPVTQQFGALVAIFGTLVTSAIALLIAIPVSFGIALFITQLAPAWLKHPVGVAIELLAAIPSIIYGMWGLFIFVPLFADHIQPWISGHLGNWPVVGLLFQGPPMGIGMFTAGLILAIMILPFIASIMRDVFEVVPAALKESAYALGATTWEVVWHIVLPYTRVGVVGGIMLGLGRALGETMAVTFVIGNAHKINASLFMPGSTISSTLANEFTEAVEKIYSSSLIALGLILFVITFIILALARLMLMHLTAREGKHS, from the coding sequence ATGATAGTTGTGGCAATTGTCGTATCTTTAATGATCGGCGCCTGGCCCGCCTTCCAGAAATTCGGTTTCGGTTTTCTGACCAGTTCGCAATGGAATCCGGTTACCCAACAGTTCGGTGCGCTGGTCGCGATTTTTGGCACCCTGGTAACGTCAGCTATCGCCCTGTTAATTGCTATCCCGGTGAGCTTTGGCATTGCGCTGTTCATTACTCAGTTGGCGCCAGCCTGGCTCAAGCACCCGGTCGGGGTCGCGATTGAGTTGTTGGCAGCTATCCCCAGTATCATCTATGGTATGTGGGGCTTGTTCATTTTCGTACCCTTGTTTGCTGACCATATCCAACCCTGGATCAGTGGCCATCTCGGTAACTGGCCGGTCGTGGGACTGTTATTCCAGGGACCACCGATGGGTATCGGCATGTTTACAGCCGGCCTGATTCTCGCCATTATGATATTGCCCTTTATTGCTTCGATCATGCGTGATGTATTTGAAGTTGTACCTGCGGCGCTCAAGGAGTCGGCCTATGCATTGGGTGCGACTACCTGGGAAGTGGTGTGGCACATTGTCTTGCCGTATACGAGAGTCGGTGTAGTCGGTGGCATCATGCTGGGTTTGGGGCGGGCTCTGGGCGAAACCATGGCGGTTACCTTTGTGATAGGCAATGCCCATAAAATCAATGCCTCACTGTTTATGCCGGGCAGTACCATCTCCTCGACACTGGCCAATGAGTTCACTGAGGCCGTGGAAAAAATTTACAGTTCTTCATTGATTGCCCTGGGTTTGATTCTGTTTGTTATCACTTTCATCATCCTGGCGCTCGCCAGGCTTATGTTGATGCATCTGACAGCTCGTGAAGGCAAGCATAGTTGA
- the pstS_2 gene encoding phosphate-binding protein PstS precursor, with product MPKRLTKNIFIGVALLSVGLLNGQASAEGIISGAGATFPYPVYAKWAEAYAKETGVKMNYQSIGSGGGIKQIKARTVDFGASDAPLKLQDLNKSGLIQFPMIMGGVVPVVNVPGVKPGELKLTSEQMADIFLGKINKWNDARLKANNPGVHLPDSGITVVHRSDGSGTTWIFTNYLSKVSKEWAEKVGNNKAVAWPVGVGGKGNEGVASYVRRIKNSIGYVEYAYALQNKMSYAQLRNRDGNFVSPISKNFQTAAANADWKHAPGFYMVLTDQPGANSWPITGASFILVYKTQTKPKTAAAVLKFFDWAYHHGQKMAEKLDYVPIPSDVVSLVERTWAKEIKSETGEPILSASVAQ from the coding sequence ATGCCAAAACGCCTCACAAAAAATATCTTCATCGGAGTAGCCTTGCTGTCTGTCGGCCTGTTGAACGGCCAGGCCAGTGCCGAGGGCATTATCTCGGGTGCCGGTGCAACCTTCCCATACCCTGTTTATGCCAAGTGGGCAGAAGCCTATGCCAAAGAGACGGGTGTAAAAATGAACTATCAGTCCATCGGCTCTGGCGGTGGCATCAAGCAGATCAAGGCCAGGACCGTGGATTTCGGTGCCTCCGATGCGCCCCTCAAGTTGCAGGATCTGAATAAGTCCGGTTTGATACAATTCCCTATGATCATGGGGGGTGTTGTGCCAGTCGTGAACGTCCCGGGTGTTAAGCCGGGTGAGCTCAAGCTGACTTCCGAACAAATGGCTGATATTTTCCTGGGCAAAATCAATAAGTGGAATGATGCCCGTCTTAAGGCAAACAACCCGGGTGTACATTTACCTGATAGCGGCATCACTGTTGTACACCGCTCTGACGGTTCCGGCACCACCTGGATTTTCACCAACTATCTGAGCAAGGTCAGCAAGGAATGGGCGGAGAAGGTCGGTAACAACAAAGCCGTAGCCTGGCCTGTGGGGGTGGGTGGTAAGGGTAATGAAGGTGTCGCCTCCTATGTACGCCGTATCAAGAACTCAATCGGCTATGTTGAATATGCTTATGCGCTTCAGAACAAGATGTCCTATGCTCAACTGCGTAACCGGGACGGTAATTTTGTTTCGCCCATCAGCAAGAATTTTCAGACCGCAGCGGCGAATGCTGACTGGAAGCACGCACCCGGCTTCTACATGGTCTTGACCGACCAGCCGGGTGCCAATAGCTGGCCGATAACCGGCGCCTCTTTCATCCTGGTCTACAAGACCCAGACCAAGCCCAAGACGGCTGCGGCGGTACTCAAATTCTTCGATTGGGCCTACCACCACGGGCAGAAGATGGCCGAGAAGCTCGATTATGTGCCGATTCCGTCCGATGTCGTGAGCCTGGTTGAGCGCACCTGGGCGAAAGAAATCAAGTCTGAAACCGGTGAACCCATTCTGAGTGCCAGCGTGGCGCAGTGA